Below is a genomic region from Rhodococcus sp. WMMA185.
TGTTGTCGATCCGGGGAAACCCAGCGGCGAGAAGAGATCCGGCGAGCTCGTCCGCTGTCTCCAGGCTCGCAACCGTGATCTGAATATCGATGACATCCTTGGCGGGTAGTCCGTCCACCGCCGTGGACCCGATGTGGTCGACACGTAGAGCGCGATCACCGCATGCGAGTTCGAGCCGGGCGATCAGCCTGCGCGCCTGCGCTGCCCATTGCGGATTCGGCGATGCGAGCACCCGCGGAGCGCTCACCACGGTTCCGGTGCGGATGTTGGACTCGAAGGGCACGAGCCGCTCGGACCACAATGCCCGGACACTTGACTCGAGGGCGTCCGGTGCCCCGTTGTTGTCGAGCAGAATATCGGCAGCCGCCCGCCGCTGATCGTCGTCTGCCTGGGCAGCGATGCGAGACCGCGCGTCAGCTTCCGACATTCCCCGCGAGCCGACGAGTCGGCGCACCCGCTCTTCGGCTTCGACGGACACGATGAGCACCAGATGGAAAGCTGCGCCCAACCCATTCTCGACGAGCAACGGGATGTCCTGGACGAGCACCGCGTCCTCGGGCACCGATTCGATGATCTCCATCGTGCGCGCACCAACCAGCGGGTGGACTATCGAGTTCAGTGCGAGGCGCGATTCATCGTCCGCGAACGCCGTGGCTGCCAGGGCCTGACGGTCCAACTCCCCGTTCGATGTGAGGATCGCCTCGCCGAATCGATCGACCAGGGCCGCGAGGCCTGGGGTCCCGGGTTCGACGACCTCCCTCGCAATCAGGTCGGCGTCGACGATGACGGCCCCGAGTCCGGCAAGGACCTTCGACACGGTGGACTTTCCTGCTCCTATGCCTCCGGTGAGGCCGATTCTCAGCACGCTTCCCAGTGTTGCATCAAGGGAAGAGGGCACATCCACTGGCGGGTCGCGTCTCCGGCAACGGGTTACTGCCCGTGAGCATCTCCATCACCCACTACCCCTACAGACTCACCTGCCTCAGATAGCACATGGGTCTCGCATCTTCGATTAGGTTCGAAGACGCGCACCCGACCTACTACTTTCTCGACGAAGAGGAACGCCATGCGTGAGCACGACAATCAGATCGGTCGGCACCGCCTCGGGATTGCAGGCGGAGTACATTGCGTCGACCTTCCCGAGGTATCCCTCGCCCTCGCCCAGCATCGACGATCGCGGCTCATGGCGCTCGGAAGCCATGGCCGGCACGCCTTCGGATCGATTCGCAGGCGCTCCGACGCGCAAACGTCACCCAACTATCGGATTCCCGCAACCGCAAGCTGAGCAACAGGGTCCGTTCGACAGGGCTCCGCCCATAGCAAAGACCCCGTTCCAGCAGTCGCTGGAACGGGGTCTTCGTTGTGACGCTGAGCGTCGGTCAGATCAATCAGGCGTTGCCGGACAGCTTCTCGCGCAGAGCGGCGAGCTGTGCATCGCTGGCCAGCGAGCCACCAGTGGCCTCCGACGGCGCGGAGTTGGCGGACGCAGCCGAGTCTGCCTCGTCTGCACCCGACTCCGAGGAGTAGCCCGCGGCAGCATTGGCGGCCTCAGCGGCCTCGTCGGCGGCGGTCTTCTCCATCTGAGCGGTGTGCATCTTGTGGCGACGCTCGGCCTCGGCGTAGCGGTTCTCCCACTCTTCACGCTGCTTGTCGAAGCCCTCGAGCCATTCGTTGGTCTCGGGGTCGAAGCCCTCGGGGAAGATGTAGTTGCCCTGCTCGTCGTAGCTGTCGGCCATGCCGTACTTGGACGGATCGAACTCGGCGTTGTAGTCCTCGTTGGCCTGCTTCAGTGACAACGAGATGCGACGACGCTCGAGGTCGATGTCGATGACCTTGACGAGTGCATCGTCGCCGACGCCGACAACCTGGTCCGGAACCTCGACGTGGCGCTCGGCCAGCTCGGAGATGTGGACGAGGCCTTCGATTCCCTCTTCGACCCGTACGAAGGCGCCGAACGGGACCAGCTTCGTGACCTTGCCGGGCACGATCTGGCCGATGGCGTGCGTGCGGGCGAACTGACGCCACGGGTCTTCCTGCGTGGCCTTGAGCGACAAGGAGACGCGCTCGCGGTCCAGATCGACGTCGAGAACCTCGACGGTGACCTCGGTGCCGACCTCGACGACCTCGGACGGGTGATCGATGTGCTTCCAGGACAGCTCGGACACGTGCACCAGACCGTCGACGCCGCCGAGGTCCACGAAGGCGCCGAAGTTGACGATGGAGGACACAACGCCCTTGCGGACCTGGCCCTTCTGCAGCTGGTTCAGGAACTCGCTGCGAACCTCGGACTGCGTCTGCTCGAGCCATGCGCGACGCGAGAGGACCACATTGTTGCGGTTCTTGTCGAGCTCGATGATCT
It encodes:
- the coaE gene encoding dephospho-CoA kinase — protein: MLRIGLTGGIGAGKSTVSKVLAGLGAVIVDADLIAREVVEPGTPGLAALVDRFGEAILTSNGELDRQALAATAFADDESRLALNSIVHPLVGARTMEIIESVPEDAVLVQDIPLLVENGLGAAFHLVLIVSVEAEERVRRLVGSRGMSEADARSRIAAQADDDQRRAAADILLDNNGAPDALESSVRALWSERLVPFESNIRTGTVVSAPRVLASPNPQWAAQARRLIARLELACGDRALRVDHIGSTAVDGLPAKDVIDIQITVASLETADELAGSLLAAGFPRIDNITADDPKPTYQGGETDPALWSKRIHGAADPARPANIHVRVAEWPGQRFALLFRDWLRADEAVRAEYSAIKMRAADKAAAYTSDRDARDAYMDAKAPWFDLAFNRASQWAEQTGWSP
- the rpsA gene encoding 30S ribosomal protein S1; translation: MPSTTVTSPQVAVNDIGSAEDFLAAIDATIKYFNDGDIVEGTIVKVDRDEVLLDIGYKTEGVIPSRELSIKHDVDPNEVVSVGDEVEALVLTKEDKEGRLILSKKRAQYERAWGTIEELKERDEAVKGTVIEVVKGGLILDIGLRGFLPASLVEMRRVRDLQPYVGKEIEAKIIELDKNRNNVVLSRRAWLEQTQSEVRSEFLNQLQKGQVRKGVVSSIVNFGAFVDLGGVDGLVHVSELSWKHIDHPSEVVEVGTEVTVEVLDVDLDRERVSLSLKATQEDPWRQFARTHAIGQIVPGKVTKLVPFGAFVRVEEGIEGLVHISELAERHVEVPDQVVGVGDDALVKVIDIDLERRRISLSLKQANEDYNAEFDPSKYGMADSYDEQGNYIFPEGFDPETNEWLEGFDKQREEWENRYAEAERRHKMHTAQMEKTAADEAAEAANAAAGYSSESGADEADSAASANSAPSEATGGSLASDAQLAALREKLSGNA